In Acetobacteroides hydrogenigenes, the DNA window GGATTCTTCACCTTCATCTTTACGATCCAGCGGTTACGGGCAATCCAGTACTCGTTTTCATACTTAGTATTTGCTAAAATACCACCAAGACCTTTCACCGTACATTTTACATGTACTACATCCTTTATCTGTTCACTTCCTAAATCTAAAATCTCTTCTTCCGATATGATGCTAAAGTATGGAGCATTTGCTTGGTTTACGAACGACAACGGAAACAGCAATATCATATCTATGTTAGATGTAGGCTGGCTACTTTTATCGTATGTCAATACTTTAAGCGAGTTCCCCCGTGGTAGAACATTTTCGACTTTAGTACTCAGAAATCCCTCGCTACCGGCGAATTTTATATCAATTTGCTGAGCCAAGCACTTGTTTCCTCCATCATCGGTTCCGGAGATTTCTTTTTCGCTATACGAAACTACATAGGTTGAATCGGTAGTTTTCGTTCCCTCCAACTCGTAAACCCAATAGCTACCTTCCTTAAATGCCGTCCACTCTCGAGTTTCCTGCTCTATGCTATACTTTCGCATAGGATCCTCCTTTGTACACATAGTAAGAGCCAAAAGCGGCACGACAACCATTCCCATAAACCCCAAAAAACCCCTCATATCCTAATGAACCTACTTGATTTAACGCCGCTAATATAGCTTCCATTTTTACACTTCAAGCAGATCAAAGTAAATATTTAAAGGCTATTTTGTTAAAAGCGTCATAGGCAAAAACAAAAAAATCCTGCTGCGTATGGCAACAGGATTCTATATAAGCAATATCAATTTAGACTCTTAAAACAGCTTTGCAGCATACTTCTCGGCAATAACCTTAAGCATGTCATCCGTCATGTTTTCGAGATTCCATTTAGGATTCCATCCCCACTCCTCGCGAGCACAGCTATCGTCCATCCAGTTAGGCCAGCTACGCGAAATGGCTTCCTTAACAGGGTCAACGTTGTAGCTCATGGTAAACTCAGGGATACGTTTCTTTATAGCAGCAAATATCTCCTCTGGAGTAAAGTGCATTGCGGTAATGTTAAAGCTATTGCGGTGAACCAGCTTATCCGGATTTGCCTCCATAAGCTGTACCATCGCCGATAGCGCATCGGGCATGTACATCATATCCATGCTTACATCCTTAGGGATAGGGCAGGTAAACGACTTGTCCTTAATGGCAGCATAGTAGATCTCTACAGCATAATCGGTAGTACCGCCACCAGGAAGGGTAACGTTAGAAATAATTCCAGGGAAACGTACCGAACGGGTATCCACTCCAAAACGTGAATGGTAGTAGTCGGATAGCAGTTCGCCGGTTACCTTGCAAACGCCATAAATGGTAGATGGGCGCATCACGGTATCCTGTGGGGTTCCATCGTGTGGAGTGCTGGTTCCAAAGGCTCCAATAGAGCTAGGAGTAAACACCGCACAACCATTTTCGCGACCAATCTCTAGCGAGTTCATCAATGCACCCATGTTGATTTTCCATGCCAGCTGCGGATTCTTCTCCCCAGTAGCAGATAGAAGAGCTACCATATTAAATATGGTATCAATCTTATACTTCTTCACCAGCTGAGCAAACTCCTCACCATTAAGCGCATCGAGCACCTCAAATGGGCCATCATCGCCTAGAGTTCCCTTGCATTTATCGTTGATATCCGTGGCTACAACATTGTTGTTTCCATAGATACTTCTGAAATAGGGCACCAGCTCAGAACCTATCTGGCCGCCAGCACCAACTATGAGAATATTTTTCATTGAAGTAGACTTTTTTTACTTTTTCTTCCATGTGGGTAGGCAAATGTAGGCATTATTTAAAAAACTCTTTAAAGTTGTAACTAAAAAGTATATATAAGCCAAATATTAAAACCTAACGTATGCTAATTCCTTACTTGTGCCAAAAGCTAACCGAAAGCAGTTTAAGAAGTTCAAA includes these proteins:
- a CDS encoding NAD-dependent epimerase/dehydratase family protein, with the protein product MKNILIVGAGGQIGSELVPYFRSIYGNNNVVATDINDKCKGTLGDDGPFEVLDALNGEEFAQLVKKYKIDTIFNMVALLSATGEKNPQLAWKINMGALMNSLEIGRENGCAVFTPSSIGAFGTSTPHDGTPQDTVMRPSTIYGVCKVTGELLSDYYHSRFGVDTRSVRFPGIISNVTLPGGGTTDYAVEIYYAAIKDKSFTCPIPKDVSMDMMYMPDALSAMVQLMEANPDKLVHRNSFNITAMHFTPEEIFAAIKKRIPEFTMSYNVDPVKEAISRSWPNWMDDSCAREEWGWNPKWNLENMTDDMLKVIAEKYAAKLF